One stretch of Glycine soja cultivar W05 chromosome 7, ASM419377v2, whole genome shotgun sequence DNA includes these proteins:
- the LOC114420553 gene encoding uncharacterized protein LOC114420553, whose protein sequence is MADSFLGDISQQQLHPLREDTWIWKPEPAGDYSTKSGYDLIWGELMEVRQEQDYGAIWKLKIPTKTAVFTWRLLRDRLPTKQNLRRRQMPIDDMLCPLCRNKEEGDEHLFFNCSKTLPLWWESMSWVNLITVMPQNHRDHFLQHGMEVADGVRSKTWKCWWIALTWTIWHHRNKVVFQDTTFHGTKLLEDALFLLWSWIKAMDKDFTLHFNQWSSNLKEGLDQTYLCEVAKEKKHRLLTMLECDEHDARP, encoded by the exons ATGGCGGATAGTTTTCTTGGGGACATATCACAGCAGCAACTTCATCCCCTAAGGGAGGACACTTGGATTTGGAAACCTGAACCTGCAGGAGACTACTCAACAAAAAGTGGATATGATTTGATATGGGGAGAGCTGATGGAGGTAAGACAGGAACAGGATTATGGGGCAATATGGAAACTCAAAATACCCACAAAAACAGCAGTGTTCACTTGGAGGCTACTTCGGGATAGATTACCAACAAAGCAAAACCTTAGAAGGAGACAAATGCCGATAGATGATATGTTATGTCCTTTATGCAGAAATAAGGAGGAGGGGGATGAACACTTGTTCTTCAATTGTAGCAAAACCCTCCCATTATGGTGGGAATCAATGTCCTGGGTTAATCTTATCACTGTAATGCCACAAAATCATAGGGACCATTTTCTGCAACATGGAATGGAGGTAGCAGATGGAGTCAGGTCCAAAACCTGGAAATGCTGGTGGATTGCTTTAACTTGGACAATATGGCACCATAGAAATAAGGTGGTGTTCCAAGATACAACTTTTCATGGAACCAAACTGTTAGAAGATGCCCTATTCCTACTATGGTCGTGGATCAAAGCAATGGACAAGGATTTTACTcttcattttaaccaatggtcCTCTAATCTTAAGGAAG GATTAGACCAAACATACCTATGTGAGGTggcgaaggagaagaagcacaGACTTCTGACGATGCTGGAGTGCGACGAACATGATGCTCGACCTTAG